A stretch of the Vulcanisaeta souniana JCM 11219 genome encodes the following:
- a CDS encoding mechanosensitive ion channel family protein, translated as MEGSGIRIGRLVVRLLLEWIFLAIIGVLIYVLYISVINYLLPSSWRNTLLTYDSVVRSVIIVFIGTILVWDTGRRIGDYISKYDNVRGTVLKFILDTVVIVAVLIALAVTFEKFGLSVAAFSGTAVGIILGLAAQQTLSNVIAGIVIIITNRYKPGDRVTIVNWRYGIIRAMYPHEGLPNGFTGVIRNISLMFTEVISDGGWVYTVPNYVMLDALIIHRNMSPFKRVRARIDLPSSIDPWIFEERLKDSLRDGRIRNIKVKVGETWQSTSLYQAIIEVLADGKADGEEIKDLVLREAVKIRNELSK; from the coding sequence ATGGAGGGTAGTGGGATTAGGATTGGTAGGTTGGTCGTTAGGCTTCTCCTTGAGTGGATCTTTCTTGCGATAATTGGTGTTTTGATTTACGTTCTATACATAAGTGTAATTAATTACCTACTACCGAGTAGTTGGAGGAATACTTTATTGACTTATGATAGTGTTGTTAGGTCCGTTATTATTGTATTTATTGGCACAATACTTGTTTGGGATACTGGAAGGAGGATTGGTGATTACATTAGTAAGTATGATAATGTTAGGGGCACGGTGCTTAAGTTCATCCTAGATACTGTGGTTATTGTAGCCGTATTAATAGCGTTGGCAGTAACATTCGAGAAGTTCGGATTATCAGTAGCAGCATTCTCAGGTACTGCGGTCGGTATTATACTGGGCCTCGCCGCGCAACAAACCCTATCGAATGTCATTGCAGGTATCGTCATTATAATAACTAACAGGTACAAACCCGGTGATAGGGTTACGATTGTCAACTGGAGATACGGCATAATAAGGGCCATGTACCCACACGAGGGATTGCCAAATGGTTTTACCGGCGTTATTAGGAACATATCCCTCATGTTCACTGAGGTTATTAGTGATGGCGGTTGGGTCTATACCGTGCCTAATTACGTGATGCTCGATGCCCTTATAATACACAGGAACATGTCACCGTTTAAACGCGTTAGGGCCAGGATTGATTTACCCTCGAGTATTGATCCATGGATATTCGAGGAGAGACTAAAGGATTCCCTAAGGGACGGCAGGATCAGGAACATTAAAGTTAAGGTTGGCGAGACCTGGCAGAGCACGAGCCTTTACCAAGCCATAATTGAGGTTTTAGCCGATGGTAAGGCCGATGGTGAGGAAATAAAGGATCTAGTGCTTAGGGAAGCTGTGAAGATCAGGAATGAACTAAGTAAGTAG
- a CDS encoding APC family permease, which translates to MPSYDEIRRTPLKKGAVAFWHAVFQSFSFVAPAGDVAILLLGTAQFALGATPLAVLLAWIIYGLWIIIPYEFSKYIVNAGSYYAYSARAHGALGVMALWYWILENLTGPAFGILGLAGFLYLIGPMFSKIPYLWIAFAVIIWAFGFTLSYLGIRPSLEYVMYTGFAEAMFLFISAVIIIAMLGPRNTLIVWTPAPVKWAWAPVFFGAIFSILDFTGLGTATTVSEEVKDPRRIIRWALVTAWILSGLALIIPSYALTVGWGVSQMSTYATSPDPGLTVYYKYLGLAGWALLVAFTINSYFSYMTAKYNAVGRIWFSSARDGLWFKKLSMDQVHPKHKTPYKSLLWFATIILIINIITGLIMGPTNAGVWLLTFAGLGIIAVHIVANSALTIYSYKQRILGREWLKHGLVPTVASILGAIVFFYSVYPLPSYPYNVAVLFSFAWLIIGVILAIYYWKKHPEILANAGLSYE; encoded by the coding sequence ATGCCATCATACGACGAAATTAGAAGGACACCGTTAAAGAAGGGCGCCGTGGCATTTTGGCATGCTGTTTTTCAATCATTCTCATTCGTAGCACCAGCAGGTGACGTAGCAATACTGTTACTGGGCACGGCTCAATTCGCACTAGGCGCCACACCACTGGCAGTATTACTTGCCTGGATAATATATGGACTATGGATTATTATTCCCTATGAATTCTCCAAGTACATAGTTAATGCCGGCAGCTACTACGCATACTCAGCTAGGGCTCATGGCGCCCTCGGCGTTATGGCCCTTTGGTACTGGATCCTAGAGAATCTCACTGGACCTGCCTTCGGAATACTTGGCCTGGCGGGCTTCCTATATCTAATTGGCCCCATGTTTTCTAAAATACCGTACCTATGGATCGCCTTCGCCGTAATAATATGGGCCTTCGGCTTTACTCTATCATACTTAGGCATAAGGCCGTCGCTCGAGTACGTGATGTACACCGGTTTTGCTGAGGCTATGTTTCTATTTATAAGTGCGGTAATAATAATTGCAATGCTTGGTCCGAGAAACACCCTAATTGTCTGGACACCCGCACCAGTTAAATGGGCTTGGGCGCCGGTATTCTTTGGTGCAATATTCTCAATCCTAGACTTCACGGGCTTGGGTACAGCAACAACAGTTTCTGAGGAGGTTAAGGATCCGAGAAGGATCATTAGGTGGGCTCTGGTTACTGCATGGATACTGTCGGGACTGGCCCTCATTATACCGTCCTATGCATTAACGGTTGGTTGGGGCGTTAGTCAAATGAGCACGTACGCAACATCACCAGACCCTGGCCTGACAGTTTACTATAAGTACCTTGGACTGGCTGGTTGGGCCTTGCTTGTTGCCTTCACGATAAATAGCTACTTCTCTTACATGACCGCTAAGTATAATGCAGTGGGTAGGATTTGGTTTAGCTCTGCTAGGGACGGCCTCTGGTTCAAGAAATTGAGTATGGACCAAGTCCATCCAAAGCATAAAACACCATATAAGTCACTACTATGGTTTGCAACGATAATACTAATCATTAATATAATTACAGGCTTAATAATGGGCCCTACAAACGCCGGTGTTTGGTTATTAACCTTTGCAGGACTTGGGATAATAGCTGTGCATATAGTCGCCAATTCAGCACTAACGATCTACTCCTACAAACAGAGAATACTGGGGAGGGAATGGCTTAAGCATGGTCTAGTGCCCACGGTTGCCTCAATTCTGGGGGCCATAGTCTTCTTCTACAGTGTATACCCATTGCCGTCATACCCATACAATGTGGCAGTGTTATTCAGCTTTGCATGGCTTATAATAGGCGTTATATTGGCAATATATTACTGGAAGAAGCACCCAGAAATACTGGCCAATGCTGGCTTATCATATGAATAA
- a CDS encoding aspartate aminotransferase family protein: protein MTVEEELEGLSFPEAPKIVVKPPGPKSLELLNAQRKLETKSLVYPKAFKFAIDTAKGATIRDVDGNYYIDWVAGIAVLNVGHNNPYVQQAVREQLDRYWHWMSEIPSETRIRFLRNLHSILPEGLRDRAKVMTTVTGADACEAAVALAKWITKKPVILAFEGAYHGVHQGIVMATAKTELQQYAGVPLVNVVRAPYPYPYRCPLPAKDAEDCGNAVLNYIDHLLSDPYTGIGEVGAILVEPIQGEGGYIVPPRNFLKGLREIADKHGILLIADEVQTGVGRTGRWWAVEHFGVTPDIMCISKAIGGGIPTSVITYRAEYDERLPEEAFHFGTYRANPLALAAGAAVIEYIQSRNLLDRTLQLGDYARRAFEDIAERYLIIGDVRGLGFMIGTELVKDKDTKEPGTELASEVRRRMFERGVLFHTCGHFGNVMRFMAPLVLTRRHLDEGIRIFEEVVRELSREVK from the coding sequence ATGACAGTTGAGGAGGAGTTGGAGGGTTTGAGTTTTCCTGAGGCGCCTAAGATAGTTGTCAAGCCTCCTGGGCCTAAGTCCCTGGAGTTGTTGAATGCCCAGCGCAAGCTTGAGACTAAGTCGTTGGTCTATCCAAAGGCTTTTAAGTTCGCTATTGATACCGCTAAGGGCGCCACTATTAGGGATGTTGATGGTAATTACTACATTGATTGGGTAGCTGGTATTGCCGTACTTAATGTCGGTCATAACAACCCGTATGTGCAGCAGGCAGTTAGGGAGCAACTCGATCGTTATTGGCATTGGATGAGCGAAATACCCAGTGAGACTAGAATTAGGTTCCTCAGGAATTTACACTCAATACTCCCTGAGGGTCTTAGGGATAGAGCTAAGGTAATGACTACGGTAACTGGTGCTGATGCCTGCGAGGCTGCAGTGGCCCTTGCCAAGTGGATCACTAAAAAGCCTGTGATATTAGCGTTTGAGGGTGCATATCATGGTGTTCACCAGGGCATTGTAATGGCTACCGCAAAGACCGAGCTTCAGCAATACGCAGGTGTACCGTTGGTTAATGTCGTCAGGGCTCCATATCCATATCCATATAGGTGCCCATTACCGGCTAAGGATGCTGAGGACTGTGGTAATGCCGTACTTAATTACATTGATCACCTTCTTAGCGACCCATATACTGGCATTGGTGAGGTTGGTGCAATACTCGTTGAGCCAATACAGGGTGAGGGTGGTTACATAGTACCACCAAGGAACTTCCTAAAGGGCCTTAGGGAGATTGCCGATAAGCATGGGATACTGCTCATAGCTGATGAGGTTCAGACTGGTGTTGGTAGGACTGGTAGGTGGTGGGCCGTGGAGCACTTTGGCGTCACGCCGGACATAATGTGTATTTCCAAGGCTATTGGTGGTGGCATACCAACATCGGTGATAACCTATAGGGCTGAGTATGATGAGAGGTTGCCCGAAGAGGCATTCCATTTTGGTACATACAGGGCTAACCCGCTGGCCTTGGCCGCTGGTGCTGCTGTCATTGAGTACATACAGTCGAGGAACTTGCTTGATAGGACGCTACAGCTTGGTGATTATGCAAGGAGAGCCTTTGAGGACATTGCCGAGAGGTATTTAATAATTGGTGATGTTAGGGGTCTCGGGTTCATGATTGGTACAGAGCTCGTTAAGGACAAGGACACTAAGGAACCAGGGACTGAATTAGCCTCTGAGGTTAGGAGGAGGATGTTTGAAAGAGGTGTGTTGTTCCATACATGTGGTCACTTTGGGAATGTTATGAGGTTCATGGCACCACTGGTACTAACGAGGAGACACTTAGATGAAGGCATAAGGATATTTGAGGAAGTAGTTAGGGAGTTATCCCGTGAAGTTAAATGA
- a CDS encoding iron-containing alcohol dehydrogenase yields the protein MRVIKLSINMAVGLGSLSEIVQIFEEIAFPRSAVLVTGPNTLKIAGNYVADKLVDAGYSIDVKIVEGGAIAENADSLLEYVRKSGFSGIIGVGGGSIIDIVKYVGANLNLKVASIPTTLSSDAIATPFSVLWRGGKSQAIRTMSPNIIIGDYSILMNEPHRYVAAGFGDMIAKYTSLHDWWLAYWLGDEPYLDFAAQLANGTTELLIKRANNIAKQDYMGIETLFYAEVLDGYLMELANTTRVAAGSEHLIAFAIENLTGKGLHGEQVGIGTIISAYLQSRDWRLVKDLLSRVGAPTTIDELGITKEEMIKALQVAPQMRNWYTILGTRGLSEVKAERLLRYTGILRSH from the coding sequence ATGAGGGTTATTAAGCTGTCAATAAATATGGCAGTGGGACTTGGTTCATTAAGTGAGATAGTCCAGATATTTGAGGAGATTGCCTTCCCAAGAAGCGCAGTATTGGTTACAGGCCCAAATACCCTTAAGATAGCCGGTAATTACGTAGCCGATAAATTAGTAGATGCGGGTTATAGCATTGATGTTAAGATCGTTGAAGGGGGCGCAATTGCTGAAAATGCAGATTCATTACTTGAATATGTGAGGAAATCCGGGTTTAGTGGCATTATTGGTGTTGGTGGTGGTTCAATAATTGACATAGTAAAGTACGTGGGCGCTAACTTAAATCTTAAGGTTGCTTCAATACCGACAACACTATCCAGTGACGCCATTGCGACTCCATTCAGTGTATTGTGGAGAGGCGGAAAGTCGCAGGCCATTAGGACAATGTCTCCTAACATAATAATTGGTGATTATTCAATACTGATGAACGAGCCACATAGGTACGTGGCCGCTGGCTTCGGCGACATGATTGCTAAGTACACATCGCTTCATGATTGGTGGTTGGCTTACTGGTTAGGTGATGAGCCCTACCTGGATTTCGCAGCTCAATTAGCTAATGGCACAACCGAGTTACTAATTAAGAGAGCTAATAATATTGCTAAGCAGGACTATATGGGTATCGAAACGCTCTTCTATGCTGAGGTACTTGATGGCTACCTAATGGAATTAGCAAACACCACTAGGGTTGCAGCTGGCAGTGAGCATTTGATTGCGTTTGCAATAGAGAATTTAACTGGTAAGGGATTACATGGAGAGCAGGTGGGTATTGGTACAATAATTAGTGCTTATTTACAGAGTAGGGATTGGAGGTTAGTGAAGGATTTGCTCAGCAGGGTTGGCGCTCCGACTACTATTGATGAACTTGGCATAACTAAGGAAGAAATGATCAAGGCATTACAGGTGGCACCGCAAATGAGGAATTGGTACACAATACTCGGCACTAGAGGATTATCTGAGGTAAAAGCTGAAAGACTTCTTAGGTACACTGGTATTCTAAGAAGTCACTGA
- a CDS encoding DNA replication complex GINS family protein gives MGFSYLVPSVRAVLTRDVDGVDLGLISIAPAKAGSIINAPPNVLEVLIKRGVVSLLDEDKVGSEEILKRVWLENRAPSELRELPRDFYVRARLSMVGGDQKSVRIYAQQLRELAQLRLRKILTLLAVNPGIADSRDFLDKLTVEEEMLVKSIAPLIKDFLNVLVGLQ, from the coding sequence ATGGGTTTTTCATACCTAGTGCCCAGTGTTAGGGCTGTGTTGACGCGGGATGTGGATGGCGTTGACCTAGGGCTAATCAGCATTGCCCCTGCCAAGGCCGGTTCAATCATTAATGCGCCGCCTAATGTGCTTGAGGTCCTTATTAAGCGTGGCGTTGTTTCACTGCTTGATGAGGATAAGGTCGGTAGTGAGGAGATTCTTAAGAGGGTTTGGCTTGAGAACAGGGCTCCCAGTGAATTGAGGGAGTTGCCCAGGGACTTCTACGTAAGGGCTAGGCTCAGTATGGTTGGTGGTGACCAGAAGAGCGTTAGGATCTATGCACAGCAGTTGAGGGAGTTAGCCCAGTTGAGACTTAGAAAGATACTTACGCTACTGGCGGTTAATCCAGGCATTGCTGACTCGAGGGACTTCTTAGATAAATTGACTGTGGAGGAGGAAATGCTCGTTAAATCCATCGCGCCTTTAATAAAGGATTTCCTGAATGTCCTGGTGGGTCTACAATGA
- the mcm gene encoding minichromosome maintenance protein MCM gives MTEPEVAEVSLDTLVQGLRGFIESSDRYIDEINNMIIQRKRSLVIDFHDLLISNKDLADMLLERPQLIVQAGSEAVRQAITERDPELAKSVRNFYMRFRRLPESLPIRRLRSEVLGKLIMVEGIITRQTPPKHYLRKSVFRCSQCGYEVEIPQPTTGFVQPPKRCPKCGAFNSMVFAEERSEFIDWQKVIVQEKPEELPPGQLPRSIEAILLDDLVDTVKPGDRVYLVGIMNLDLADLRKGRPPVVSSFMEVNFVESQQRELVEIEITPEDEKKILELSKMPDVRERIIKSIAPSIYGMEDIKESIACLLFSGVPKVYPDGIRVRGDIHILLVGDPGMAKTQLLRFVTKIAPRAVYTTGKGSSAAGLTAAVVREKDTGEFYLEAGALVLADTGVAVIDEIDKMDTKDRVAIHEALEQQTVSIAKAGIVATLNARCSVLAAANPAFGRYLPNRTVAENVDLPVTLLSRFDLIFIIRDEPNLDRDKAIAEHITTLHAGEVPEGFADIIPPDLLRKYIAYARKHIRPALTPEARDRVVQFYVQMRAKSREPDSPIAITARQLEALIRLAEAEAKMRLSPVVEAEDADRAIRLFMKYLSSVGIDVESGKIDIDIIMTGKPKSTQERMALIMNLLAQLEESSGGKPVRIEDLYKEAESAGLDRQAVDKAINMLLKSGDIYMPKPGYVKRVLV, from the coding sequence ATGACAGAGCCAGAGGTTGCTGAAGTTAGTTTGGATACATTGGTCCAGGGACTTAGGGGTTTCATTGAGTCCAGTGATAGGTATATTGACGAGATCAACAACATGATTATACAAAGGAAGAGATCCCTCGTGATCGACTTTCACGACTTGCTAATCAGCAATAAGGACCTCGCTGACATGCTCCTGGAGAGGCCTCAATTGATTGTTCAGGCTGGTTCCGAGGCCGTTAGGCAGGCAATAACCGAGAGGGATCCCGAGCTGGCTAAGTCCGTTAGGAACTTCTACATGAGGTTTAGGAGGCTCCCTGAGTCCCTGCCCATTAGGAGGTTAAGGAGTGAGGTCCTGGGTAAGTTGATAATGGTTGAGGGTATAATAACCAGGCAGACACCGCCCAAGCATTACCTCAGGAAGTCCGTATTTAGGTGTTCGCAGTGTGGTTATGAGGTTGAGATTCCGCAACCAACCACGGGCTTTGTCCAACCACCGAAGCGATGCCCCAAGTGCGGTGCATTTAACAGTATGGTATTTGCTGAGGAGAGGAGTGAGTTCATTGATTGGCAGAAGGTAATTGTTCAAGAGAAACCTGAGGAATTGCCACCAGGCCAGTTGCCGAGGAGTATAGAGGCGATACTACTCGATGACTTGGTTGATACCGTGAAGCCTGGTGATAGGGTTTACCTGGTAGGCATCATGAACCTAGACCTGGCTGACTTAAGGAAGGGTAGGCCACCCGTCGTCTCTAGTTTCATGGAGGTTAATTTCGTTGAAAGCCAACAGAGGGAGTTGGTGGAGATTGAGATTACGCCTGAGGATGAGAAGAAGATCCTAGAGCTCTCAAAAATGCCAGATGTTCGGGAGAGGATAATCAAGTCAATAGCGCCCTCGATATACGGTATGGAGGACATTAAGGAATCCATAGCATGCCTGCTCTTTAGCGGTGTACCTAAGGTTTACCCTGATGGTATTAGGGTTAGGGGTGACATACACATATTACTGGTCGGTGATCCGGGCATGGCAAAGACGCAGTTGCTGAGGTTCGTCACAAAGATCGCACCTAGGGCTGTGTATACAACAGGTAAGGGTAGCTCGGCGGCGGGTCTGACTGCAGCCGTTGTGCGCGAGAAGGACACTGGTGAGTTTTACCTAGAGGCTGGCGCCCTTGTTTTAGCTGATACGGGTGTGGCGGTCATTGATGAGATTGATAAGATGGATACGAAGGACAGGGTAGCCATTCATGAGGCCCTTGAGCAGCAAACGGTCTCCATAGCCAAGGCAGGCATTGTAGCAACGCTAAACGCCAGATGTAGCGTCTTAGCCGCTGCTAACCCAGCCTTTGGTAGGTACCTGCCCAATAGGACTGTGGCCGAGAACGTTGACTTACCAGTAACGTTACTATCGAGGTTCGACCTAATATTCATTATTAGGGATGAACCGAACCTAGATAGAGACAAGGCAATTGCCGAACACATAACAACACTACATGCTGGCGAAGTCCCTGAGGGCTTCGCCGATATTATACCACCGGACCTACTCAGGAAGTACATAGCCTATGCCCGCAAGCACATCAGGCCAGCACTAACGCCTGAGGCTAGGGATAGGGTTGTTCAGTTCTATGTTCAGATGAGAGCCAAGTCAAGGGAGCCGGACTCACCAATAGCGATAACCGCGAGACAGTTGGAGGCACTAATCAGGCTTGCCGAGGCCGAGGCCAAGATGAGACTTAGCCCCGTGGTTGAGGCTGAGGATGCCGATAGGGCCATTAGGCTCTTCATGAAGTACCTGAGCAGTGTTGGTATTGATGTCGAGTCTGGGAAGATAGACATTGACATAATAATGACCGGTAAGCCTAAGTCAACCCAGGAAAGGATGGCATTAATAATGAATCTATTGGCTCAACTCGAGGAGTCCAGTGGCGGTAAACCCGTGAGGATTGAGGATCTGTATAAGGAAGCTGAGTCGGCAGGGCTCGATAGACAGGCAGTGGACAAAGCCATAAACATGTTGCTTAAGTCTGGCGACATATACATGCCAAAACCGGGTTATGTGAAAAGGGTCCTTGTATGA
- a CDS encoding 4Fe-4S dicluster-binding protein: MSVQVPGIYTIEIIYRGIHQRHLARNLARGIAYAARMAGNVALSYQRYGDDPERDGSPAKYFVVIAKGASEEVLDAEAARVEPDYVDASIVLDDSILKGVESWAWQGIQPVHLKLRPSGLLIVISKRNPDELIKFIPSRDSPYTLVVAYGERSIGDFWTFQDDGTVERVLGAIARVLPNVLSLDDVKKYLGSLDKPSERINRALEAYQSLVKLREVKPGEGLPYKYEPPHLPGWKDMMIGAAIPGLKPNQRNPYFTGGTAKHYRPVINFDKCIKCSLCWEYCPDSVFDVTPDGYFNPALAYCKGCGICAEVCPVPDTIIMVDEMEFEDGYGKFIDEYKAWKESKEAYRKWFESLLPKAQIISVRKR, translated from the coding sequence ATGTCTGTTCAAGTCCCAGGCATATATACGATAGAGATAATTTATAGAGGTATACATCAAAGGCATCTTGCGAGGAATTTGGCTAGGGGTATTGCCTATGCGGCCCGAATGGCTGGCAATGTGGCGCTGTCCTACCAGAGATATGGTGATGACCCAGAAAGAGATGGTTCACCTGCGAAGTACTTTGTGGTAATTGCCAAAGGCGCCAGTGAGGAGGTTCTGGACGCCGAAGCAGCCAGGGTTGAGCCTGACTACGTGGATGCATCCATAGTGCTTGATGACTCAATACTTAAGGGCGTCGAGTCTTGGGCATGGCAGGGTATTCAACCGGTACACCTGAAATTAAGGCCCAGTGGGCTACTTATCGTAATCTCTAAGAGAAACCCTGATGAATTAATTAAATTTATACCATCCAGGGACTCTCCGTACACTCTTGTCGTTGCTTATGGAGAAAGAAGTATCGGTGATTTCTGGACATTCCAAGATGATGGCACAGTGGAAAGGGTTCTTGGAGCAATAGCCAGAGTTTTGCCGAATGTCCTAAGTCTCGATGACGTGAAAAAATACTTGGGAAGCCTCGATAAGCCTAGTGAAAGGATTAATAGGGCCTTGGAGGCCTATCAATCACTCGTTAAGTTGAGGGAGGTTAAGCCAGGCGAGGGCTTGCCGTATAAGTATGAACCACCGCACCTACCCGGTTGGAAGGACATGATGATTGGTGCTGCCATACCTGGATTGAAACCGAACCAGAGGAACCCGTACTTCACAGGTGGCACCGCTAAGCATTACAGGCCTGTGATTAATTTTGATAAGTGCATTAAGTGCAGTCTATGCTGGGAGTACTGCCCAGACTCCGTATTTGATGTAACACCGGATGGCTACTTCAACCCAGCCCTAGCCTACTGCAAAGGTTGCGGCATATGCGCCGAGGTTTGCCCAGTTCCTGACACCATAATCATGGTTGATGAAATGGAGTTCGAGGATGGGTATGGAAAGTTCATCGATGAATATAAGGCATGGAAGGAGAGTAAGGAGGCCTATAGGAAGTGGTTCGAGTCATTATTACCAAAGGCACAAATAATAAGCGTGAGGAAGAGGTGA
- a CDS encoding pyruvate ferredoxin oxidoreductase, producing MVLKGDEDVEVVGTGTDAVAYALMLADVDVTSAYPIRPYGGVMQTVARLIADGYMKAEYIVAAHEHDQFEIVKHASAVGARTFVGSSGVGWLLAIEAIVATSTDRYPVVALIGNRALDDPGAYGVEHNDALMVRDVGWLLTWVDAAQEALDTTLIAYRVAEDPRIMLPVGISMDGAFLTHSEHAFKIPPKSKVQKFLPPYDLGNRKLHPSNVISVAPQVNEDWVTELRKQMDEAMKNARKVIEEAYRDFAKIFGRDYGNPFVEPYMVEDADVVMIGMGTVSKPIKEAVRRLRARGEKVGFLRIRWFRPFPTEDIIRYLSGVKVAAVVDRDYSFGSPFDGGAVFTEIRSALYEAEHRPLMMNFIGGLGGREITYNDAINMFNMALDAARKGKVEQRVIWYGVRE from the coding sequence ATGGTGCTTAAGGGGGATGAGGATGTTGAGGTCGTTGGCACAGGCACTGATGCAGTGGCCTATGCATTAATGTTGGCAGATGTAGATGTTACATCGGCATATCCAATAAGGCCCTACGGCGGTGTCATGCAGACCGTGGCCAGGTTAATAGCCGATGGTTACATGAAGGCTGAGTACATAGTGGCCGCCCATGAACATGATCAGTTCGAGATTGTCAAGCACGCATCTGCAGTCGGCGCCAGGACATTCGTGGGATCAAGCGGAGTTGGTTGGTTATTAGCCATCGAGGCCATAGTGGCCACTAGCACGGATAGGTACCCAGTAGTTGCATTAATAGGTAATAGGGCCCTTGATGACCCAGGAGCGTATGGTGTGGAGCATAATGATGCACTAATGGTTAGGGACGTGGGTTGGTTATTGACGTGGGTTGACGCCGCACAGGAGGCACTGGATACTACATTGATAGCCTATAGGGTCGCTGAGGATCCAAGGATCATGCTACCAGTGGGTATATCAATGGATGGTGCATTTCTAACGCATAGTGAGCATGCATTTAAGATACCGCCCAAGTCCAAGGTCCAGAAGTTCCTACCGCCATATGACTTGGGCAATAGGAAGTTGCACCCAAGCAACGTAATTAGCGTTGCGCCGCAGGTCAATGAAGATTGGGTTACAGAACTTAGGAAACAGATGGATGAAGCGATGAAGAATGCTAGGAAGGTGATTGAGGAGGCCTATAGGGACTTCGCGAAGATATTCGGTAGGGACTATGGTAATCCATTCGTTGAGCCATACATGGTTGAGGATGCTGATGTAGTCATGATTGGCATGGGCACGGTTTCCAAGCCAATTAAGGAGGCGGTTAGGAGGTTGAGGGCTAGGGGTGAGAAGGTTGGTTTCCTGAGAATTAGGTGGTTTAGGCCATTCCCAACTGAGGACATCATACGCTACCTAAGCGGTGTTAAGGTTGCAGCTGTGGTGGATAGGGACTATTCATTTGGCTCTCCATTTGATGGTGGCGCAGTCTTTACGGAAATTAGGAGCGCATTGTATGAGGCTGAGCATAGGCCGTTAATGATGAACTTCATTGGTGGGCTCGGTGGTAGGGAGATTACTTATAACGATGCGATTAATATGTTCAATATGGCTTTGGATGCAGCTAGAAAAGGTAAGGTTGAGCAGAGGGTGATTTGGTATGGAGTTAGAGAGTAA
- a CDS encoding thiamine pyrophosphate-dependent enzyme has protein sequence MAQTEYFDAGHRTCQGCESAMVLRWVAKAAGPNTIVIGATGCMYVANTTYYTTAWALPWIHTQLSGTGSAVVGTAAALKALMEKGKLPSEKINVIGICGDLGCADAGLSEVSNALTHTKYNFLILMYDNESSANTDIQETTMTPFGALTTFSPSGKQIRIMKYRWKKNMAAMMAVGHPEIKYVATAMAADPIDLYNKVRKALEIGGPTFIHTLDPCPKGWGYDPKYSHEIGKLAVETGLWPLFEIENGKFRLTGTSARIASGEIKRKPVKEYISRQTRFKHLTDEDIEYIQRKVDEMWEKWLIPGLLPLTKELPYPETAKT, from the coding sequence ATGGCTCAGACAGAGTACTTTGATGCTGGTCACAGGACCTGCCAGGGATGCGAATCAGCAATGGTTCTTAGGTGGGTTGCTAAGGCAGCTGGCCCTAACACAATTGTTATTGGTGCGACTGGATGCATGTACGTAGCAAACACAACCTACTACACAACAGCATGGGCACTACCCTGGATACACACCCAACTATCCGGCACTGGATCAGCTGTTGTTGGTACCGCAGCAGCATTAAAGGCGCTTATGGAGAAGGGTAAACTACCAAGTGAGAAGATAAATGTAATTGGCATATGTGGTGACCTGGGTTGTGCGGATGCAGGTCTATCCGAGGTCTCCAACGCATTAACGCACACAAAGTATAACTTCCTAATACTCATGTATGACAATGAATCCAGTGCCAACACGGATATACAGGAAACAACAATGACACCATTCGGAGCCCTAACAACCTTCAGCCCAAGCGGTAAGCAGATCAGGATTATGAAGTATAGGTGGAAGAAGAACATGGCAGCAATGATGGCCGTTGGACACCCAGAGATCAAGTATGTGGCCACAGCAATGGCGGCAGACCCAATAGACCTATACAACAAGGTGAGAAAAGCCCTAGAAATCGGTGGACCAACATTCATACACACCCTAGACCCATGTCCCAAGGGTTGGGGCTATGATCCCAAGTATAGCCATGAAATAGGTAAGTTGGCGGTGGAGACAGGTCTATGGCCGCTCTTCGAGATAGAGAATGGCAAGTTTAGGCTAACAGGCACAAGCGCTAGGATAGCCAGTGGCGAGATTAAGAGAAAACCTGTTAAGGAATACATAAGTAGACAGACGAGGTTTAAGCACCTTACTGATGAGGATATCGAGTACATACAGAGGAAGGTTGATGAGATGTGGGAGAAGTGGTTAATACCTGGACTATTGCCATTAACTAAGGAATTGCCGTATCCAGAGACAGCAAAAACTTAG